A region from the Paenibacillus humicola genome encodes:
- a CDS encoding DoxX family protein, which produces MTILSAVLQSLLILAFLFAGSSKLAGVKHQVESFAHLGLPQWFRVVTGLVQYIGVAALVIGFWHPGMAAWAGIWLGITMLLACAAHFKAGDSALRAVPAFVLAVIAVVLVCLNAGDVGHPFS; this is translated from the coding sequence ATGACCATCCTATCCGCCGTGCTTCAAAGCCTGCTGATTCTGGCGTTCCTCTTTGCGGGCAGCAGCAAGCTTGCGGGAGTCAAGCATCAGGTCGAATCGTTCGCGCATTTGGGATTGCCGCAATGGTTTCGCGTCGTCACCGGCCTCGTCCAATATATCGGCGTCGCCGCACTCGTCATCGGCTTTTGGCATCCGGGGATGGCCGCCTGGGCGGGGATCTGGCTCGGCATTACGATGCTGCTCGCATGCGCCGCCCACTTCAAAGCGGGCGATTCGGCCCTCAGAGCAGTACCGGCGTTCGTGCTTGCGGTCATCGCCGTCGTTCTCGTATGTCTGAACGCCGGCGATGTGGGGCATCCGTTTAGCTGA
- a CDS encoding winged helix-turn-helix transcriptional regulator translates to MEQNSYGSCGVDRALEVIVGKWKMPILFYLFDGTKRFSELQRYIPDITKKMLTAQLRELEEQDIVQRTVYPVVPPKVEYSLTEYGQTLKPIINQIHEWGIAHAEHIRLKSEDRQASG, encoded by the coding sequence ATGGAACAAAACAGTTACGGTTCGTGCGGGGTCGATCGAGCGCTTGAAGTGATCGTCGGCAAATGGAAAATGCCGATTCTGTTTTATCTTTTCGACGGGACCAAACGATTCAGCGAGCTGCAGCGCTACATCCCCGACATTACGAAGAAGATGCTGACGGCGCAGCTGCGGGAACTGGAAGAGCAGGATATTGTGCAGCGGACCGTCTACCCGGTCGTGCCGCCGAAGGTGGAATATTCGCTGACCGAATACGGGCAAACGTTAAAGCCGATTATTAACCAAATTCACGAATGGGGAATCGCGCATGCGGAGCATATACGGTTAAAAAGTGAAGACAGGCAGGCATCGGGCTGA
- a CDS encoding YjcZ family sporulation protein: MSGYVGGAFTSSGVILVLFILLVIVLCSCMKGFY, translated from the coding sequence ATGTCCGGATACGTTGGAGGAGCATTTACAAGCTCAGGTGTAATCCTGGTACTCTTTATCTTATTGGTCATCGTTCTTTGCAGCTGCATGAAAGGCTTTTATTAA
- a CDS encoding YjcZ family sporulation protein produces the protein MSLSGNVGGAFTSTGSILVLFILLVIVLCGCMKGFY, from the coding sequence ATGTCATTGTCGGGTAACGTTGGAGGAGCTTTCACCAGCACGGGGTCGATCCTGGTCCTTTTCATTTTGCTCGTTATCGTTCTTTGCGGCTGCATGAAAGGTTTCTATTAA
- a CDS encoding glycosyl hydrolase 53 family protein, with protein sequence MGKWTLLKRTSRLLAAAAALTGPLYALPVSAYNGSATITPAETNLASKSWVTAEAGTGRASLAVDQNESTYWDAGSVSGKSWIKLDLGGTYPGMRKVEIAFPSPDGKYNYKLEGSADGSSWVTLSDHAKNAVLGGEDVLIKNGVPDLRYLKATLLGVSSGAVAGVSEIRADNVMLKDGLTVGADMSYDTSYPNRIYTTRNDTNAPSSDGHMIGTMHETGMSSVRFRIWNDPRNENTGSPVDFTDGSMNPQDTLNKSVYANSLGMKVGLDFHYSDSWADPGKQIKPKAWKDLDFKALVQAVYDFTYKVTDSDVKAGVVPSYVQVGNETINGMLWGNEKIPTGNEPAYAKNDPSFYSQPGGELLWEDWGSDDPAKQAAYNAAWDRYTALVDAGLRAAKAASPNSKTQIHVIVDAGRLDKTLEFWRQLTTRLQRDYHNNFDIMAISYYPEWHGTIADLNDYLHAFASEFPGYELTVAETAFPASGTAPANSEYPYTVQGQADFMKDVLRACNDTINHACSTVLVWEPAISQSMFTRIGKTSYYQANDSTRVFHAAFSDHIQKSSEYVSTRLYEAPALPAAVDALDTTSGAIQQTPVTWDAVPPDAYAKLGSFTVKGVSAYGTVTAHVAVTMDAAVLENLMQGFETSGALKGPLAAQLANALSQAQHQWEKGSKKKAVQFMEKYVDELNKPANQRYAAADARQSLAGHAQMLIEAWEK encoded by the coding sequence ATGGGAAAATGGACATTGCTGAAGCGGACAAGCAGACTGCTCGCGGCTGCCGCTGCGCTGACTGGCCCTCTCTATGCCCTGCCCGTCTCGGCTTATAACGGCAGCGCGACGATTACGCCGGCCGAGACGAATTTGGCTTCGAAGAGCTGGGTGACAGCCGAGGCCGGCACCGGACGCGCCTCTTTGGCGGTCGATCAGAATGAAAGCACGTATTGGGACGCCGGTTCCGTTTCGGGCAAAAGCTGGATCAAGCTCGATCTTGGAGGCACTTATCCGGGGATGCGCAAGGTGGAGATCGCGTTTCCGTCCCCGGACGGCAAATACAACTATAAGCTCGAGGGATCTGCGGATGGAAGCAGCTGGGTAACGCTGTCGGACCATGCCAAGAACGCCGTGCTCGGCGGCGAAGACGTTCTGATCAAGAACGGCGTTCCGGATCTCCGCTACTTGAAGGCGACGCTGCTCGGCGTATCAAGCGGGGCGGTCGCCGGCGTATCGGAAATACGTGCGGATAATGTCATGCTGAAGGACGGGCTGACGGTCGGCGCCGACATGTCGTACGATACCTCTTATCCGAACCGGATTTATACGACGCGGAACGATACGAATGCGCCTTCCTCCGACGGGCATATGATCGGCACGATGCATGAAACGGGCATGTCCTCCGTCCGCTTCCGGATCTGGAACGATCCGCGCAACGAGAATACCGGTAGTCCGGTCGACTTTACGGACGGCAGCATGAATCCGCAGGATACGCTGAACAAGTCGGTTTATGCGAACAGCCTCGGCATGAAGGTCGGCTTGGACTTCCATTATTCCGACAGCTGGGCCGACCCCGGAAAGCAGATCAAGCCGAAAGCGTGGAAGGATCTCGACTTCAAAGCTCTCGTCCAGGCGGTTTACGATTTTACGTACAAGGTAACGGATAGCGATGTAAAAGCCGGCGTCGTTCCGTCTTACGTACAGGTCGGCAACGAGACGATCAACGGCATGCTTTGGGGCAACGAAAAGATTCCGACAGGCAATGAACCGGCCTATGCGAAAAACGATCCGTCCTTTTATTCGCAGCCGGGCGGCGAGCTGCTCTGGGAGGACTGGGGCTCGGACGATCCGGCGAAGCAGGCGGCATATAATGCCGCATGGGACCGGTACACGGCGCTGGTCGATGCGGGGCTGCGCGCCGCCAAAGCCGCTTCGCCGAATTCCAAAACGCAGATCCACGTCATCGTCGATGCGGGCCGATTGGACAAAACGCTGGAATTTTGGCGTCAGCTGACGACGCGGCTTCAGCGGGATTATCACAATAACTTCGATATTATGGCCATCTCGTATTACCCGGAGTGGCACGGCACGATCGCGGATCTAAACGATTATTTGCACGCTTTTGCGTCGGAATTCCCGGGCTACGAGCTTACGGTGGCGGAAACCGCCTTCCCGGCGTCCGGAACCGCTCCGGCGAATTCCGAATATCCGTACACCGTTCAGGGACAGGCGGATTTTATGAAGGACGTCCTTCGCGCCTGCAACGACACGATTAATCATGCATGCTCGACCGTGCTCGTATGGGAGCCGGCGATCTCGCAGTCCATGTTCACGAGAATCGGCAAGACCTCGTATTATCAGGCAAACGATTCGACGCGGGTATTCCATGCGGCGTTCAGCGATCACATCCAGAAGAGCAGCGAGTACGTATCGACCCGGCTTTACGAAGCGCCTGCGCTGCCCGCTGCGGTTGACGCTTTGGATACGACCAGCGGCGCGATACAGCAAACGCCGGTCACCTGGGACGCCGTACCGCCGGATGCGTATGCGAAGCTTGGTTCCTTCACGGTAAAAGGCGTCTCCGCATACGGCACGGTAACCGCGCATGTCGCCGTAACGATGGATGCGGCCGTGCTGGAGAACCTAATGCAAGGATTCGAGACTTCCGGCGCGCTTAAAGGCCCGCTTGCCGCGCAGCTCGCGAACGCCTTAAGCCAGGCGCAGCATCAATGGGAGAAAGGCTCGAAGAAGAAGGCCGTCCAGTTTATGGAGAAATATGTGGACGAGCTGAACAAGCCCGCAAACCAGCGGTATGCGGCCGCGGATGCCCGGCAGAGTCTTGCCGGCCACGCTCAAATGCTGATCGAGGCTTGGGAGAAATAA
- a CDS encoding extracellular solute-binding protein, translated as MKPIQLWTIGVVLAAALLTAAGFLALRPQPGGGWAALGPAAPQDVSLLAGKRTVLPVFVSPPVEMEDVASNWFTGYVERKLNLKFEFDIASLSALKERKQMMFASDDYPAVLLSGDLSPDEQIRYGMQGKLRPLEDLIERDGGQIGRLFEQHPELRRAITAPDGHIYSLPSVNECFHCWYAQKLWINAAWLKKLHLDPPRTTEQFYRVLKAFKTMDPNGNGAADEIPLTGATDAWHSKITGFLMSAFIYNTDDSYFAVQNGRVRLAANQPEWREGLAYIHKLYLEGLIDPSAFTQTLSGLIQLANNKDANVLGSATMGHIRMAFSGEDDERNKDYVTIPPLIGPHGYQAAGYFRGVGNGQFAITDKATEAEAAAAIRLADFLYTEDAAIRNEFGPENLWWRRGGPGEVDEHGRPAKYKLLPGYWGQWTQNQSWSQMGILYRDRDLRESWAVPEDLYSQEGYEHRLYLETEKNYMGKEPKEVLPADLYVDPADASEAARLRVQINDYIESNMVQFITGAKSIDRDWDAYAAGFRGLKLDRYIAIYQKAYDRYRT; from the coding sequence TTGAAACCAATACAATTATGGACCATAGGCGTCGTTCTGGCCGCTGCGCTGCTGACGGCAGCGGGATTTCTGGCGTTACGGCCGCAGCCGGGAGGGGGATGGGCGGCGCTAGGTCCGGCGGCTCCGCAGGACGTTTCGCTGCTTGCCGGCAAACGAACGGTGCTGCCGGTCTTCGTTTCGCCGCCGGTTGAAATGGAGGATGTGGCATCGAACTGGTTTACCGGCTACGTGGAACGGAAGCTGAACCTGAAATTCGAGTTCGACATTGCGAGCCTTTCCGCGCTGAAGGAACGGAAGCAGATGATGTTCGCGAGCGACGATTATCCGGCGGTGCTCCTGAGCGGCGATCTGAGCCCCGACGAACAAATCCGGTACGGGATGCAGGGCAAGCTCCGGCCGCTGGAGGACCTGATCGAACGCGACGGCGGTCAAATCGGGCGGCTGTTCGAGCAGCACCCCGAGCTTCGGCGCGCGATCACGGCGCCGGACGGCCACATTTATTCCCTCCCGTCGGTGAACGAATGCTTCCACTGCTGGTATGCCCAGAAGCTGTGGATCAATGCGGCGTGGCTGAAGAAGCTGCATCTGGACCCTCCGCGGACGACCGAACAATTTTACCGGGTTTTGAAGGCGTTCAAGACGATGGATCCGAACGGAAACGGGGCTGCCGACGAAATTCCGCTGACCGGGGCAACCGATGCGTGGCACAGCAAAATTACCGGCTTTCTGATGAGCGCGTTCATTTATAACACGGACGACTCGTATTTTGCCGTTCAGAACGGCCGGGTCCGTCTGGCGGCGAATCAGCCCGAATGGAGAGAGGGGCTTGCCTATATCCATAAGCTGTACCTCGAAGGGCTGATCGACCCGTCCGCCTTCACTCAGACGCTGAGCGGATTGATTCAGCTGGCGAACAATAAGGACGCGAACGTCCTGGGGAGCGCGACGATGGGGCATATCCGGATGGCATTCAGCGGCGAGGACGACGAGCGGAACAAGGACTACGTCACGATTCCGCCGTTAATCGGCCCGCACGGTTATCAGGCGGCCGGCTATTTCAGAGGGGTCGGAAACGGCCAGTTCGCCATCACGGACAAAGCGACGGAGGCCGAAGCGGCTGCAGCCATCCGTCTGGCGGACTTCCTGTATACGGAGGACGCGGCGATCCGCAATGAGTTCGGGCCGGAAAATCTGTGGTGGCGACGAGGCGGCCCGGGGGAAGTCGACGAGCACGGCCGGCCGGCGAAATACAAGCTGCTGCCCGGTTATTGGGGCCAGTGGACGCAAAACCAGAGCTGGAGCCAGATGGGCATCCTTTACCGCGACCGGGATTTGCGGGAATCTTGGGCGGTGCCGGAAGATCTCTATTCTCAGGAGGGCTACGAGCACCGTCTGTATCTCGAAACCGAGAAGAATTATATGGGCAAGGAGCCGAAGGAGGTGCTTCCCGCCGATCTTTACGTCGATCCCGCCGATGCATCGGAGGCTGCCCGGCTCCGGGTGCAGATCAATGACTACATTGAATCGAACATGGTGCAGTTCATTACCGGAGCCAAGTCGATCGATCGGGATTGGGATGCTTACGCTGCCGGATTCCGGGGGCTCAAGCTGGACCGGTACATCGCGATTTATCAGAAGGCGTATGACCGTTACCGGACCTAG
- a CDS encoding zinc-dependent alcohol dehydrogenase, with protein sequence MSSSGQMNAIVFEAPGKLSYKKVERPVCRPGQVIVKIHRIGICGTDVEMYRGHIKKATFPITPGHEWSGEIVEVGEGVSGYAVGDRVVGETTMNCGTCSRCRSGAYNLCLNLAENGIFGKDGAACEWMAFPAYALHKFGASISYDQACLIEPSAVAFRGLQRMGIKPGDTLAVIGPGTIGLLTAAAAKHMGVRKVVLVGFQQNRLALGLKLGADDVIDLSRDDYVAKAKEVTGGELFTAIVEASGSGEALERLFAVAAPGCNVCLLGTYGEQLPRIEANKIIELDMRLQGSLSSPGVWDTVVRWMETNPRHVTELITHRLPLERYGEALGMIEARDPSVIKVLLQP encoded by the coding sequence ATGTCCAGCAGCGGCCAAATGAACGCGATCGTATTCGAAGCGCCAGGCAAGCTTTCCTACAAGAAAGTCGAACGTCCCGTATGCCGGCCCGGCCAGGTAATCGTCAAAATTCACCGGATCGGGATTTGCGGAACGGACGTGGAAATGTACCGGGGGCATATTAAAAAAGCGACCTTCCCGATCACGCCGGGACACGAATGGTCGGGCGAAATCGTCGAGGTTGGCGAAGGCGTCAGCGGTTATGCGGTCGGCGACCGCGTCGTGGGCGAGACGACGATGAACTGCGGCACATGCTCCCGCTGCCGGAGCGGCGCCTACAACCTCTGCCTGAACCTGGCGGAGAACGGCATTTTCGGCAAGGACGGCGCGGCGTGCGAATGGATGGCTTTTCCCGCTTACGCCCTGCATAAATTCGGCGCCTCCATCTCGTACGATCAGGCGTGTCTGATCGAGCCGTCGGCGGTCGCATTCCGCGGCCTGCAGCGGATGGGAATCAAGCCCGGCGATACGCTCGCCGTGATCGGACCGGGCACTATCGGCCTGCTTACGGCAGCGGCGGCGAAGCATATGGGCGTGCGCAAGGTGGTGCTGGTCGGTTTTCAGCAAAACCGTCTGGCCCTCGGGCTCAAGCTGGGCGCCGATGACGTGATCGACCTCAGCCGGGACGATTATGTCGCGAAAGCGAAAGAGGTGACCGGCGGCGAGCTGTTTACGGCGATCGTGGAAGCTTCGGGAAGCGGCGAGGCGCTGGAGCGGCTGTTTGCGGTGGCGGCGCCGGGCTGCAATGTGTGCCTGCTCGGCACGTACGGGGAGCAGCTGCCGCGCATCGAAGCCAACAAAATCATCGAGCTCGATATGCGGCTGCAGGGCTCGCTCAGCAGTCCGGGCGTCTGGGATACGGTCGTCCGCTGGATGGAGACGAACCCCCGGCATGTCACGGAGCTGATTACGCACCGGCTGCCGCTGGAGCGGTACGGCGAGGCGCTCGGCATGATCGAGGCGCGGGACCCATCCGTCATCAAAGTGCTGCTGCAGCCTTGA
- a CDS encoding ABC transporter permease, whose product MKRHWQLYLLVLLPLAYIVIFKYVPMYGAQIAFRDFSPIKGFSGSDWVGMKNFADFVQTPNFWLLIKNTLLISLYSLAIGFPAPIVLALALNEVRSARFKKTVQMVTFAPYFISTVVMVSMIILFLSPRLGFIDLIVRSLGMESINFMGVPHYFRSIFVWSNVWQGIGYGAVIYLAALAGVNPDLYEAAKVDGASRFQKVLHIDIPGIMPAATILLILNIGQMMNVGFEKIYLMQNPLNTSTSEVISTYVYKIGLLGANFSFSAAVDLFNSVINLTLLLTVNYIARRVSENSLW is encoded by the coding sequence ATGAAGCGCCACTGGCAGCTGTATTTGCTTGTTCTGCTGCCGCTTGCGTACATCGTCATATTCAAGTACGTGCCGATGTACGGCGCGCAGATCGCGTTTCGCGATTTCAGCCCGATCAAAGGATTTTCCGGCAGCGACTGGGTCGGGATGAAAAACTTCGCCGACTTCGTCCAGACGCCGAACTTCTGGCTGCTCATCAAAAACACGCTGCTGATCAGCCTGTATTCGCTCGCGATCGGGTTTCCGGCGCCGATCGTGCTCGCGCTCGCCCTGAACGAGGTGCGAAGCGCGAGATTCAAGAAAACGGTGCAAATGGTGACGTTCGCACCGTATTTCATATCGACCGTCGTCATGGTGTCGATGATTATTCTGTTCCTCTCTCCGCGGCTCGGCTTTATCGATTTGATCGTCCGGAGCCTCGGCATGGAGTCGATTAACTTCATGGGCGTCCCGCACTATTTTCGCAGCATCTTCGTTTGGTCCAATGTCTGGCAGGGCATCGGCTACGGCGCGGTCATCTACCTGGCGGCGCTCGCCGGCGTAAATCCGGATTTGTACGAAGCGGCCAAGGTGGACGGCGCTTCCCGGTTTCAGAAGGTGCTCCATATCGACATACCGGGCATCATGCCGGCGGCGACGATCCTGCTTATCCTGAACATCGGGCAAATGATGAACGTCGGCTTCGAGAAAATTTACTTGATGCAAAATCCGCTCAATACGAGCACGTCCGAGGTCATTTCCACCTATGTATACAAAATCGGCCTCTTGGGCGCGAATTTCAGCTTCTCGGCCGCCGTCGATCTGTTCAACTCGGTCATCAATCTCACGCTGCTGCTGACGGTGAATTATATCGCGAGACGCGTCTCGGAGAACAGTCTATGGTGA
- a CDS encoding helix-turn-helix domain-containing protein, producing the protein MNKTWLRRMIWSYIPIFFIIFSFLFFMFFQTLVEQNNRNTRQSSRVFAGQLLQSLDVSLKSADHLILNEILNNRQLLDFFDETDSRDVFLNYQVIKRLTELRQEIPLIDSFYLVRYGDRSVFNGNVIKHMEEFEDDPFIRRAETSGANSPWSDVRAYREYAYQNKKEVVSIVHSVPLGQDTKGLFVVNISVDSLRDLILSMYDDKTAFVNVYDRSGHPLFTRDPAAGKKEVLTSQTSPYTGWRIEIGVPNGRIVGAISVLSGVWPILGILVFLGGVASIVYITRKNYKPLEDVVLRLNDKLFHDKPALGRVAADEFAFIESAIEHFAAYREKSFFSELLRSDPAAGADADRRIFPAHSGVKALIIEIDRPAFIRFSPRDRELFKFVLASVASEMIREHASIPVWLEWTSPLQLTAIAFMSETAPDLEAVCCQYAAWVDRNLAFTVTVGIGETANSPQGAAASYKEAQEALTFKAALGGNRVITFGETRTIGHGESGTHLRSVHKLAQQFRLRDGGWHESFEALFAGIRDSRLSKNEIARLIHYLIAHLDLQLSQMAKSDYESWTAHALPALKRRAEEFDTLEQLQAGFRSVLEDQAGRLAELREDRPYHRLMKDVRAYIEREYANPGLSLDFLSERFSVGAKYLSQLFKEETGENFLDFLASVRIRHAKERLLAEPVSIQQIGESVGYVNAATFRRVFRKVTGESPVDFRKRHEIGETG; encoded by the coding sequence TTGAACAAAACGTGGCTCCGCAGGATGATATGGTCGTATATCCCGATCTTCTTCATCATTTTCTCCTTCCTGTTTTTTATGTTCTTTCAGACGCTCGTGGAGCAGAACAACCGGAATACCCGCCAGTCCAGCCGCGTCTTTGCCGGGCAGCTGCTGCAGTCGCTGGACGTCTCGCTCAAATCCGCCGACCACTTGATTTTGAACGAAATTCTGAATAACCGGCAGCTGCTCGATTTTTTCGACGAGACGGACAGCCGCGACGTTTTTCTGAACTACCAGGTCATCAAACGATTGACGGAGCTTCGGCAGGAAATTCCGCTCATTGACTCGTTCTATCTGGTCCGTTACGGCGACCGTTCCGTCTTTAACGGCAATGTGATCAAGCATATGGAAGAGTTCGAGGATGATCCGTTTATCCGCCGGGCGGAAACGAGCGGCGCGAATTCCCCCTGGAGCGACGTCCGGGCGTACCGGGAATATGCTTACCAGAACAAAAAGGAAGTCGTCAGCATCGTTCATTCCGTCCCGCTCGGCCAGGATACGAAAGGACTGTTCGTCGTCAACATCAGCGTCGATTCGCTGCGCGATTTGATCCTGTCCATGTACGACGACAAAACGGCGTTCGTTAATGTCTACGACCGCAGCGGCCATCCGCTGTTCACCCGCGACCCGGCTGCGGGCAAAAAGGAGGTGCTCACGAGCCAGACGTCGCCTTATACCGGCTGGAGAATCGAAATCGGCGTGCCGAACGGCCGGATCGTCGGTGCCATCTCCGTTTTATCGGGCGTCTGGCCGATTTTGGGCATCCTTGTGTTTCTCGGCGGCGTCGCGTCCATCGTGTATATCACCCGGAAAAATTATAAGCCGCTTGAGGATGTCGTTCTCCGTCTGAACGACAAGCTGTTTCATGACAAGCCCGCGCTGGGCCGGGTGGCGGCCGACGAATTCGCGTTTATCGAATCGGCGATCGAACATTTCGCGGCGTACCGGGAGAAAAGCTTCTTCAGCGAGCTGCTCCGCAGCGATCCGGCAGCCGGGGCGGACGCGGATCGGCGGATCTTTCCCGCCCACAGCGGCGTGAAGGCGCTGATCATTGAAATTGACCGTCCGGCGTTTATCCGGTTTTCGCCCCGCGACCGGGAGCTGTTCAAATTCGTGCTGGCCAGCGTCGCCAGCGAGATGATCCGGGAACATGCGTCCATTCCCGTCTGGCTGGAATGGACATCGCCGCTGCAATTGACGGCCATCGCCTTCATGAGCGAGACGGCCCCCGATCTTGAAGCGGTCTGCTGTCAATATGCGGCCTGGGTGGACCGCAACCTTGCGTTTACGGTCACGGTGGGCATCGGAGAGACGGCGAATTCGCCGCAAGGGGCGGCGGCGTCATATAAGGAAGCACAGGAGGCGCTGACGTTCAAAGCGGCGCTGGGCGGCAACCGGGTCATCACCTTTGGCGAGACCCGGACGATCGGTCACGGCGAATCGGGCACCCATCTGAGAAGCGTGCATAAGCTCGCCCAGCAGTTCAGGCTTCGCGACGGCGGCTGGCACGAAAGCTTCGAAGCTTTATTCGCGGGCATCCGGGACAGCCGGCTTTCCAAAAACGAAATTGCCCGGCTGATCCATTATTTGATCGCCCATCTGGATCTTCAATTGTCGCAAATGGCCAAAAGCGACTACGAGAGCTGGACGGCGCATGCGCTGCCGGCTTTAAAGCGGAGGGCGGAGGAGTTCGATACGCTCGAGCAATTGCAGGCGGGCTTCCGGTCCGTTCTGGAGGATCAGGCGGGCCGTTTGGCCGAGCTGCGGGAAGACCGGCCGTATCACCGGCTGATGAAGGACGTCAGGGCGTATATCGAGCGGGAATACGCGAATCCCGGGCTGTCGCTCGATTTTCTCAGCGAGCGGTTTTCCGTCGGAGCGAAATATTTGAGCCAGCTGTTTAAAGAGGAGACCGGCGAGAATTTTCTCGATTTTTTGGCGAGCGTCCGGATCCGGCATGCAAAGGAGCGGCTGCTTGCGGAGCCCGTGTCGATTCAGCAGATCGGCGAAAGCGTCGGCTACGTCAATGCGGCGACGTTCAGACGGGTGTTTCGCAAGGTGACCGGCGAATCGCCCGTCGATTTCCGCAAGCGCCACGAGATCGGGGAGACCGGATAG
- the rbsK gene encoding ribokinase, which translates to MALERKKGSCAAEIVVIGSLNMDIVTRVGRHPAPGETVKGLGTGFSPGGKGANQAAAAAMAGGAVAMIGTVGNDAFREPLLASLAQRGVETGSVLQKEAVSGMASITVDAGGENIIVLTGGANDLLTPADVEQALSGIPGAKYVLLQNEIPRETNAAAIRRGHAAGAKVFYNTAPAMKLEPEYYPYIDTVIANETEAEWITGFPVSNLEEAEQAADWWIGQGARAALVTLGVQGALYKERGGVRIDSPAFRVNPVDTTAAGDTFIGVYAAALAEGHDVRQSLRIASAAAALAVTKPGAQASMPDKAEIAQFLQRFGHSAE; encoded by the coding sequence ATGGCACTTGAGCGAAAAAAAGGCAGTTGCGCGGCTGAAATCGTCGTCATCGGCAGTCTGAATATGGATATCGTTACGCGCGTCGGCCGTCATCCCGCGCCGGGCGAGACGGTGAAGGGGCTCGGCACCGGGTTCAGCCCCGGCGGCAAAGGCGCCAACCAGGCCGCGGCCGCCGCCATGGCCGGCGGTGCGGTCGCGATGATCGGCACGGTCGGAAACGACGCGTTCCGCGAGCCGCTTCTGGCGTCCTTGGCGCAGAGAGGCGTCGAAACCGGAAGCGTCCTGCAAAAGGAAGCCGTATCCGGGATGGCTTCGATCACGGTCGATGCCGGCGGCGAAAATATAATCGTGCTGACGGGCGGCGCGAACGATTTGCTGACGCCGGCGGATGTCGAGCAGGCGCTCTCCGGCATTCCCGGGGCGAAATACGTGCTGCTGCAAAACGAAATCCCCCGGGAAACGAACGCAGCCGCGATTCGCCGGGGGCATGCCGCAGGGGCGAAAGTTTTCTACAATACCGCTCCCGCCATGAAGCTCGAGCCGGAATACTATCCGTATATCGATACGGTGATTGCCAACGAGACGGAAGCCGAATGGATTACCGGATTTCCGGTATCGAATTTGGAGGAGGCGGAACAGGCGGCGGATTGGTGGATCGGGCAGGGCGCACGGGCCGCCCTTGTGACGCTGGGCGTGCAGGGCGCACTGTACAAGGAACGCGGCGGCGTCCGGATCGATTCGCCCGCATTCCGGGTAAATCCCGTCGATACGACGGCGGCGGGCGATACGTTTATCGGCGTCTATGCCGCGGCGCTCGCCGAAGGCCATGACGTCCGGCAGAGCCTGCGTATAGCGTCGGCCGCCGCCGCGCTGGCCGTAACAAAACCGGGAGCGCAGGCTTCCATGCCGGACAAGGCGGAGATTGCGCAGTTTCTGCAGCGTTTCGGGCATTCGGCCGAGTGA
- a CDS encoding AraC family transcriptional regulator encodes MRDFDQKMRYEYITVEESLPLFVESIGYNPQEQDFVRTGGYPYYHWLQTLEGEGRFSFNGQEYLLSKGRGIFLKPYTPHSYFTSGPKWSTVYVTFGGASAVSILDSLRLNVSSLYTDLSDLPFASVIEEMLIKIDTDSEFSKLDLSAYLYQFLINLRKYGKTHNQPSLSHFYDKVRRLVEWLETVYAEDITLKDMAGRLHVSEQYLNRLFQETFGISPYSFLIRLRIWKAKEMLIQNPDMPLKQLAIRTGFNDVSYFISAFRKREGLTPKKYRLLHVRNSGASGET; translated from the coding sequence ATGCGGGATTTCGATCAAAAAATGCGGTACGAATATATCACGGTGGAGGAGTCGCTGCCGCTCTTCGTGGAGAGCATCGGCTATAATCCGCAGGAGCAGGATTTTGTCCGGACCGGCGGTTATCCGTATTATCACTGGCTGCAGACGCTCGAGGGGGAAGGGCGGTTTTCGTTTAACGGACAGGAGTATCTATTATCGAAGGGCAGAGGGATTTTTCTCAAGCCGTATACGCCGCACTCGTATTTTACGTCCGGACCGAAATGGTCCACCGTCTACGTCACGTTCGGGGGAGCGTCCGCCGTCTCGATTCTCGATTCGCTGAGGCTGAACGTTTCGTCTCTGTACACCGATCTGAGCGATTTGCCGTTTGCCTCCGTCATTGAAGAAATGCTGATCAAGATCGACACGGATTCCGAGTTTTCGAAGCTCGATCTGTCCGCGTATTTATATCAGTTTCTCATCAACCTGAGAAAATACGGCAAGACGCACAATCAGCCGTCGCTGTCGCATTTTTACGACAAAGTGCGGCGGCTCGTGGAATGGCTGGAGACGGTCTACGCCGAAGATATTACGCTGAAGGATATGGCCGGCCGGCTGCATGTTTCCGAGCAGTACCTGAACCGGCTGTTTCAGGAAACGTTCGGGATCAGCCCGTATTCCTTTCTGATCCGGCTGCGCATTTGGAAAGCGAAGGAAATGCTGATTCAAAATCCCGACATGCCGCTGAAGCAGCTGGCGATCCGCACCGGCTTCAACGACGTCAGTTATTTCATATCCGCGTTTCGGAAAAGAGAAGGGCTGACGCCGAAGAAATATCGCCTGCTGCACGTTCGAAACAGCGGCGCGTCCGGCGAAACGTGA